The following are from one region of the Actinopolyspora halophila DSM 43834 genome:
- the drmB gene encoding DUF1998 domain-containing protein encodes MERIRHDLRLSETITPFGVGAITDVRGESLIAADTSWWDPKFAPEISCERLTARLGAGVLRQPPTHSGWAGKETASLPYWRFPAWRFCERCDKLSKLTGHKRGKWDNHCECGGLLVPMRFVAVCEKGSHIQDIPWFRWVHRGREAELREEVRFCRSYKELRFRKIASHGEGLGSLIAKCHGCGSSRSLSELVGKGALQRDGIRCTGRQPWELEGHTEQQTCPYPLVGVQRGATGNYIAERIPALDIPEERPRSAEMADRIRGHLYFQKIVADNGGPQAEMVAEWIADELGTTAEIVLAVANDEEASANEMLLDLKDGEWAAFLEKLQGGRDLTASNFVVDGRTLDEAHGPKVLLGTISGVGQVQRIREVRALRGFRRYDADATMIRTDLGANQYRYPTYPAVEMFGEGIFLRFDEKRMAEWEALPEVQARAGILKRRRTNLDWASKRLDVPEPRYIALHTLSHLLIRRLAFASGYASAALQERIYANHDRTDKTAGILVYTAAGDAQGTLGGLVRLGEPKKLISLLVSALEDADFCSNDPVCIESDSQGASQLNLSACHGCSLVSETSCETANRLLDRQLVLGGSDVRGLLDGVLEEVRTVPTKE; translated from the coding sequence GTGGAGAGGATCAGGCATGACCTGCGACTCTCGGAGACGATCACGCCCTTCGGTGTCGGTGCGATCACCGATGTCCGAGGCGAATCGCTCATCGCCGCCGACACGTCGTGGTGGGACCCGAAGTTCGCACCGGAGATCAGTTGCGAACGGCTCACGGCAAGGCTTGGGGCCGGAGTGCTCCGGCAACCGCCCACACACTCGGGGTGGGCGGGTAAGGAGACGGCGTCGCTCCCGTACTGGCGATTCCCGGCGTGGCGCTTCTGCGAACGTTGCGACAAACTCTCGAAACTGACCGGGCACAAGCGGGGAAAGTGGGACAATCACTGCGAGTGTGGTGGTCTGCTCGTCCCGATGAGGTTCGTGGCGGTCTGCGAGAAGGGCAGTCACATCCAGGACATCCCATGGTTTCGATGGGTGCACCGCGGCCGTGAGGCCGAATTGCGGGAAGAGGTCCGCTTCTGCCGGTCGTACAAGGAACTCCGTTTCCGAAAGATCGCATCACACGGCGAGGGACTCGGCTCCCTCATCGCGAAGTGCCACGGTTGCGGGAGCTCGCGATCATTGTCCGAGCTGGTCGGCAAGGGAGCACTGCAACGGGACGGCATCCGTTGCACAGGCCGACAGCCTTGGGAGCTGGAAGGACACACGGAGCAGCAGACTTGCCCGTATCCGCTCGTCGGCGTACAGCGGGGAGCGACGGGCAACTACATCGCGGAGCGGATCCCTGCACTCGACATCCCCGAGGAACGCCCGCGGTCGGCAGAGATGGCAGACAGGATTCGAGGCCATCTCTACTTCCAAAAGATCGTCGCTGACAACGGCGGCCCTCAAGCCGAGATGGTCGCTGAGTGGATCGCGGACGAGCTGGGCACCACGGCTGAAATCGTCCTTGCTGTGGCGAACGACGAGGAAGCATCGGCCAACGAGATGCTGCTCGACCTCAAGGACGGCGAGTGGGCAGCTTTCCTCGAGAAGTTGCAGGGCGGAAGGGACCTCACCGCCAGCAACTTCGTCGTCGACGGTCGGACACTCGACGAGGCCCACGGTCCGAAGGTCCTACTGGGAACGATCAGCGGAGTCGGGCAGGTACAACGCATCCGTGAGGTGAGAGCGCTTCGCGGATTCCGCCGATACGATGCCGACGCAACGATGATTCGGACAGATCTCGGGGCCAACCAGTACCGATACCCCACCTACCCCGCCGTCGAAATGTTCGGTGAAGGCATCTTCCTTCGGTTCGACGAGAAGAGAATGGCAGAGTGGGAAGCATTGCCGGAGGTCCAGGCCCGAGCAGGCATCCTCAAGCGGCGTCGTACGAATCTGGACTGGGCTTCCAAGCGACTCGATGTCCCTGAGCCACGCTACATCGCTTTGCACACGCTGTCGCACCTGCTTATACGGCGGCTTGCCTTCGCGAGTGGATACGCGTCGGCTGCCCTGCAGGAACGCATCTACGCCAATCATGACCGAACGGACAAGACAGCGGGCATCCTCGTCTACACAGCTGCCGGAGACGCGCAGGGCACACTGGGCGGTCTGGTTCGGCTCGGTGAACCGAAGAAGCTGATCTCTCTGCTGGTGTCGGCACTTGAAGACGCAGACTTCTGCTCGAACGACCCGGTCTGTATAGAAAGTGACAGTCAGGGAGCGTCACAGTTGAATCTCTCTGCATGCCACGGCTGCTCTCTCGTCAGCGAGACCTCCTGTGAAACCGCCAACCGTCTGCTCGACCGCCAGCTCGTCCTTGGCGGCAGCGATGTTCGTGGGCTGCTCGATGGCGTGCTGGAGGAGGTCCGAACCGTACCCACCAAGGAGTGA
- a CDS encoding threonine/serine exporter family protein: protein MGITQRARGVLRRREPSETVGTRNVVYGPSLPDDSTVHLVLELALRIGEIQMASGVGASDVSATITSVTDAYGLPHCEVDVIYTSITVSCYRGTENLPITSLRVVRNRSLDYTRLAEVERLIRRIVGGEITTSDAYAELETIARASHPFPRWVATLAWAGMAAALAVLLSGGTIPQLPLVAAAATALVDRVGRFLNQRGLPIFFQQTVGGAIATSVALACYATNILPSAALAVAANIIVLLSGMTVVGSMQDAITGYNVTAAGRIAELALTSAGLISGVVLALYGAERILGAESLGGGLNVGGGVVLLPGLLKLPLQAMAGAATSACFALASYSPPRPLIVAGAGGAVAASVFQLMTLVRVDSILASAMATTVVGFIGGVIARRLRIPALVVAVSGVAPLLPGLSTYRALYELSVQGNPTGLSTLMVAAATGLALGAGVVLGEFLSQPVRTGLGRLERRMSGPRMSGPIRPTERRLD, encoded by the coding sequence GTGGGAATCACGCAGCGCGCACGTGGTGTGCTGCGGCGGCGCGAACCTTCCGAAACCGTCGGGACTCGCAACGTCGTTTACGGCCCTTCCCTGCCGGACGACTCGACGGTCCACCTCGTACTCGAACTGGCACTGCGCATCGGGGAGATCCAGATGGCCAGCGGCGTCGGTGCCTCCGACGTCAGCGCCACGATCACCAGCGTCACCGATGCCTACGGCCTCCCGCACTGCGAAGTGGACGTGATCTACACGTCGATCACCGTTTCGTGCTACCGGGGAACCGAGAATCTTCCGATCACCTCCCTGCGGGTCGTACGGAACCGCTCGCTGGACTACACGCGCCTGGCCGAGGTCGAACGTCTGATCCGCCGCATCGTCGGCGGTGAGATAACCACCTCGGACGCCTACGCCGAGCTGGAAACCATCGCCAGGGCGTCGCACCCCTTCCCCCGCTGGGTCGCCACCCTCGCCTGGGCCGGCATGGCCGCGGCGCTCGCGGTGCTGCTCAGCGGCGGCACCATCCCGCAACTACCGCTGGTGGCCGCCGCGGCCACCGCCCTCGTCGACAGGGTGGGCCGCTTCCTCAACCAACGCGGCCTGCCGATCTTCTTCCAGCAGACCGTCGGAGGGGCCATCGCCACCAGCGTCGCGCTGGCCTGCTACGCCACGAACATACTTCCCAGCGCCGCGCTGGCCGTGGCCGCGAACATCATCGTGCTGCTGTCCGGCATGACCGTGGTCGGCTCCATGCAGGACGCCATCACCGGTTACAACGTCACCGCGGCGGGCCGAATAGCCGAGCTCGCGCTCACCTCGGCCGGGCTCATCTCCGGCGTGGTCCTCGCGCTGTACGGGGCCGAACGCATCCTCGGGGCCGAATCCCTCGGAGGTGGCCTCAACGTCGGAGGCGGGGTCGTGCTGCTGCCCGGCCTGCTAAAACTGCCGCTCCAGGCGATGGCGGGCGCTGCCACCTCGGCCTGCTTCGCCCTGGCCAGCTACTCCCCGCCCCGACCGTTGATCGTGGCCGGCGCGGGCGGGGCCGTGGCAGCCAGCGTCTTCCAGCTCATGACCCTCGTCCGGGTGGACTCGATCCTGGCCTCCGCCATGGCCACCACCGTGGTCGGCTTCATCGGCGGAGTCATCGCGCGCAGACTGCGCATCCCCGCACTGGTCGTCGCGGTCTCCGGTGTCGCCCCGCTGCTTCCCGGGCTGTCCACCTACCGCGCCCTCTACGAGTTGTCCGTGCAGGGCAATCCCACCGGGCTTTCCACGCTGATGGTGGCCGCGGCCACCGGGCTGGCACTCGGCGCCGGAGTGGTCCTCGGCGAGTTCCTCTCCCAACCCGTACGTACCGGTCTCGGCAGACTGGAACGCCGCATGTCCGGCCCACGCATGTCCGGCCCCATACGCCCCACCGAACGTCGACTGGACTGA
- a CDS encoding very short patch repair endonuclease yields the protein MAPSPERDELVQPTNVPAATSDRMSRQKRRDTSPEMRLRRALHRRGLRYRVNLPLPGMPRRRADVTFTRARVAVFVDGCFWHRCPLHATAPVNNGSWWAGKLETNVARDRETDRKLHEMGWVALRFWEHEDMEAAAITVADVLPGASGKA from the coding sequence GTGGCTCCCAGCCCGGAGCGGGACGAGCTCGTACAGCCTACGAACGTGCCTGCCGCCACATCAGACCGGATGTCACGGCAGAAGCGCAGGGACACCTCACCCGAGATGCGGCTGCGGCGGGCACTGCATCGCAGGGGGCTACGCTATCGAGTGAACTTGCCGCTTCCCGGTATGCCGCGCAGGCGGGCGGACGTGACCTTCACCCGCGCACGGGTCGCGGTGTTCGTAGACGGCTGCTTCTGGCACCGCTGCCCCCTTCATGCTACCGCTCCGGTGAACAACGGCTCGTGGTGGGCCGGCAAGCTTGAGACGAACGTGGCACGCGACCGCGAGACAGACCGGAAGCTGCACGAGATGGGCTGGGTCGCACTCCGCTTCTGGGAGCACGAAGACATGGAGGCCGCTGCGATCACCGTGGCCGATGTCCTGCCGGGGGCCTCTGGTAAGGCTTGA
- the otsB gene encoding trehalose-phosphatase: MTAEALPAELRRMIVQLARTPRLLVACDYDGTLAPIVGDPSQAKPLPESVHAMRSLAALPTTTTAVISGRALRDLATLSRLPAEVHLVGSHGSEFDVGFVHELDPDTTQLRTQLQRSVQEITASRPGITLEAKPASLAVHLRRADPDEAESALDELRSGPATWEGVQVTEGKSVMELAVVETDKGNAFEALRHQVGSTGAIFLGDDVTDEKVFSVLSGPDIGIKVGEGETLADYRVTDTTGVATAMALLMEERRTWLYGEQAPAIERLSMLANERTVALLTPDARLTWMCHPGPDSTAVFADLLGGPAAGHFSVRPDLPQTETSNGAPRSTLPLGQRYIPGTMTVETRWSRLLVTDYLEHGGNSHRTDLIRVISGSTRAVVEFAPRPEFGQVPVRLTAEAGGLRVHGTSEPMVLYSPGVQWRITSDGMHESAHAELDLSEDSPTVLELRCGTEELAASGSSEPQRRAAANNYWSKWVDQLRLPEVETDLVVRSALTLRGLCNTDTGGIMAAATTSLPEEIGGVRNWDYRYCWLRDGAMSARALVSLGSTAEAEAFLDWLHRVMDTLPGPERLHPLYSLAGGTLGPEAVIDTLPGYAGSRPVRVGNLADQQVQLDVFGPVVELATDLAQAHGKLRDADWELVKGMAEAVSRRWFEPDHGIWEERDVPRHHVYSKVMCWVTVDRALKLATRYDRPADPSWEQLREQIAEDVLKNGWHPDVQAFTTSYEGSDLDAASLHVGLSGLIDPSDERFRATVTAIESELRSGSTVYRYRRDDGLPGTEGGFHLCATWLIEAYLLTDRRTEAEELFQQIVDNAGPTGLLPEEYDPIAERSLGNHPQAYSHLGLIRCAQLLAA; this comes from the coding sequence TTGACCGCCGAAGCCCTCCCCGCCGAGCTTCGTCGCATGATCGTGCAGCTCGCGCGCACACCTCGGCTGCTGGTCGCCTGCGACTACGACGGCACGCTGGCCCCGATCGTGGGGGATCCGAGTCAGGCCAAACCACTACCGGAATCGGTCCACGCGATGCGCTCCCTGGCAGCGCTGCCGACCACGACCACCGCCGTCATATCCGGCCGGGCACTGCGTGACCTGGCCACCCTGTCCAGGCTGCCCGCCGAAGTCCACCTGGTCGGTAGTCACGGCTCCGAATTCGACGTGGGCTTCGTCCACGAACTCGACCCGGACACGACCCAGCTGCGCACCCAGCTTCAGCGCAGCGTGCAGGAGATCACCGCCAGCCGCCCCGGCATCACCCTCGAGGCGAAACCGGCCAGCCTCGCGGTGCACCTGCGCCGAGCCGACCCTGACGAGGCCGAGTCCGCGCTGGACGAACTCCGTTCCGGACCGGCCACCTGGGAAGGCGTGCAGGTCACCGAGGGCAAATCGGTGATGGAGCTGGCCGTGGTCGAAACCGACAAGGGCAACGCCTTCGAGGCGCTGCGGCACCAGGTCGGCTCCACCGGGGCGATCTTCCTCGGTGACGACGTCACCGACGAGAAGGTGTTCAGCGTGCTGTCCGGGCCCGACATCGGCATCAAGGTCGGCGAGGGGGAGACCCTCGCCGACTACCGCGTGACCGACACGACGGGCGTCGCCACGGCGATGGCGCTGCTCATGGAGGAGCGCCGCACCTGGCTCTACGGAGAGCAGGCACCTGCCATCGAACGCCTGTCCATGCTCGCCAACGAACGAACCGTCGCACTGCTGACCCCGGACGCGCGACTCACCTGGATGTGCCACCCGGGCCCGGACTCGACCGCCGTGTTCGCCGATCTGCTCGGCGGCCCCGCTGCCGGGCACTTCTCCGTCCGGCCCGACCTTCCGCAGACCGAGACGAGCAACGGAGCCCCGCGCAGCACGCTCCCGCTCGGTCAGCGCTACATACCGGGCACCATGACGGTGGAGACCCGCTGGTCCCGGTTGCTGGTCACCGACTACCTGGAACACGGCGGTAATTCGCACCGCACCGATCTGATCCGCGTCATCAGCGGCAGCACCCGCGCCGTGGTCGAGTTCGCCCCGCGCCCCGAGTTCGGGCAGGTTCCGGTGCGGCTCACCGCGGAGGCGGGCGGCCTGCGGGTGCACGGCACCTCGGAGCCGATGGTGCTGTACTCGCCGGGAGTGCAGTGGCGGATCACCTCGGACGGGATGCACGAGAGCGCCCACGCCGAGCTGGACCTCTCCGAGGACTCCCCCACGGTGCTGGAGCTGCGCTGCGGCACCGAGGAGCTCGCCGCCTCCGGGTCCTCCGAGCCGCAGCGGCGTGCCGCGGCGAACAACTACTGGTCCAAATGGGTCGACCAGCTACGGCTCCCCGAGGTGGAAACGGACCTGGTCGTGCGTTCCGCGCTCACCCTGCGCGGGCTGTGCAACACCGACACCGGCGGGATCATGGCCGCTGCCACCACCTCGCTGCCCGAGGAGATCGGCGGTGTGCGCAACTGGGACTACCGCTACTGCTGGCTGCGGGACGGGGCGATGAGCGCCCGTGCGCTGGTGTCCCTCGGCTCCACCGCGGAGGCCGAGGCCTTCCTGGACTGGCTGCACCGGGTGATGGACACCCTGCCGGGACCGGAACGGCTGCACCCGTTGTACTCGCTGGCCGGGGGGACGCTCGGTCCGGAAGCCGTGATCGACACCCTGCCCGGATACGCCGGATCCCGGCCCGTGCGTGTGGGCAACCTGGCCGACCAGCAGGTCCAGCTGGACGTGTTCGGCCCGGTCGTCGAGCTCGCCACCGATCTCGCCCAGGCGCACGGAAAGCTGCGGGACGCCGACTGGGAACTGGTCAAGGGGATGGCCGAGGCCGTCTCCCGGCGCTGGTTCGAACCGGACCACGGCATCTGGGAGGAACGCGACGTCCCCCGCCACCACGTCTACTCCAAGGTGATGTGCTGGGTGACCGTCGACCGCGCGCTCAAGCTGGCCACCCGCTACGACCGCCCGGCGGACCCGAGCTGGGAACAGCTGCGCGAGCAGATCGCCGAGGACGTCCTCAAGAACGGTTGGCACCCCGATGTGCAGGCCTTCACCACCTCTTACGAGGGTTCCGACCTGGACGCGGCCTCGTTGCACGTGGGGCTTTCGGGGTTGATCGATCCCTCGGACGAGCGTTTCCGCGCCACGGTTACCGCCATCGAGTCCGAACTGCGCAGCGGTTCCACCGTGTACCGGTACCGCAGGGACGACGGTCTGCCCGGCACCGAGGGTGGTTTCCACCTGTGCGCGACCTGGCTCATCGAGGCCTACCTGCTCACCGACAGGCGCACCGAGGCCGAGGAACTGTTCCAGCAGATCGTGGACAACGCGGGCCCGACCGGGCTGCTTCCCGAGGAGTACGACCCGATAGCCGAGCGCTCGCTCGGCAACCATCCACAGGCCTATTCGCATCTCGGCCTGATCCGCTGTGCACAACTGCTCGCCGCCTGA
- a CDS encoding alpha,alpha-trehalose-phosphate synthase (UDP-forming), which translates to MTKGNAPTKADFVVVANRLPVDLERLEDGTQRWKHSPGGLVTALEPFLRARQGAWVGWPGVPDVDVEPFTDEEMQLYPVRLSSAEFRQYYEGFSNATLWPLYHDVVVPPVFDRSWWEAYRRVNQRFAESAAEVSAEGATVWIQDYQLQLVPALLRELRPDLRIGFFLHIPFPPVELFMQLPWRTEIVRGLLGADLVGFHRPGGAQNFMWLARRLAGFEPSRAQVGVRSRPGVVQVGDRAVRVGAFPISIASGELDQLARSKEVQQRAKAIRSELGNPRKIMLGVDRLDYTKGIDVRLNAMYELLSEGHATVEDVAMIQVATPSRERVEHYKQMREDIERKVGSINGEFGRVGHPAVHYLHTSVDRKDLVAFYCAADVMIVTPVRDGMNLVCKEYVACRGDLGGSLVLSEFAGSAAELTSALLVNPHDLDGVKDSMLAALNIDQAEGRRRMRALRRQVLTHDVDRWARSFLEALGASPTS; encoded by the coding sequence GTGACCAAGGGCAACGCGCCCACGAAAGCTGACTTCGTCGTCGTCGCCAACCGACTGCCGGTCGACCTGGAACGCCTGGAGGACGGGACACAGCGGTGGAAGCACAGTCCGGGAGGACTGGTCACCGCCCTCGAGCCGTTCCTCCGCGCCCGGCAGGGAGCGTGGGTCGGCTGGCCCGGGGTCCCCGACGTCGACGTGGAACCGTTCACCGACGAGGAGATGCAGCTGTACCCGGTACGGCTCTCGTCGGCCGAGTTCCGGCAGTACTACGAGGGCTTCTCCAACGCCACGCTGTGGCCTCTCTACCACGATGTGGTGGTACCGCCGGTCTTCGACCGCTCCTGGTGGGAGGCTTACCGGCGGGTGAACCAAAGGTTCGCCGAGTCCGCCGCGGAGGTGAGCGCGGAGGGGGCGACCGTATGGATCCAGGACTACCAGCTGCAGCTGGTCCCCGCGCTGCTCCGTGAGCTGCGTCCGGACCTGCGGATCGGGTTCTTCCTGCACATCCCGTTCCCACCCGTGGAACTGTTCATGCAGCTGCCGTGGCGCACCGAGATCGTGCGCGGTCTGCTCGGAGCCGACCTGGTCGGCTTCCACCGCCCCGGCGGTGCGCAGAACTTCATGTGGCTGGCCCGCAGACTGGCCGGTTTCGAACCCAGCCGCGCGCAGGTGGGAGTACGTTCCCGCCCCGGCGTGGTGCAGGTCGGCGACCGGGCTGTGCGGGTCGGTGCCTTCCCCATATCCATCGCCTCCGGCGAGCTGGACCAGCTCGCCAGGAGCAAGGAGGTGCAGCAGCGCGCCAAGGCGATCCGCTCCGAACTGGGCAACCCGCGCAAGATCATGCTCGGTGTCGACCGGCTGGACTACACCAAGGGGATCGACGTCCGCCTCAACGCGATGTACGAACTGCTCTCCGAAGGGCACGCCACGGTCGAGGACGTGGCGATGATCCAGGTGGCCACCCCGAGCCGGGAACGCGTGGAGCACTACAAACAGATGCGCGAGGACATCGAGCGCAAGGTCGGCAGCATCAACGGCGAGTTCGGGCGTGTCGGCCACCCGGCCGTCCACTACCTGCACACCTCGGTGGACCGCAAGGACCTGGTCGCCTTCTACTGCGCCGCCGATGTCATGATCGTAACCCCGGTGCGTGACGGGATGAACCTCGTGTGCAAGGAATACGTGGCATGCCGCGGCGACCTCGGGGGTAGTCTCGTACTGAGTGAGTTCGCGGGGTCCGCCGCCGAACTCACCAGCGCGCTCCTGGTCAATCCGCACGATCTGGACGGGGTCAAGGACTCGATGCTCGCGGCCCTGAATATCGATCAAGCGGAAGGCCGCCGTAGGATGCGCGCATTGCGTAGGCAAGTGCTCACGCACGATGTCGATCGCTGGGCGCGGTCGTTCCTCGAAGCGCTGGGGGCTTCGCCCACGAGCTAG
- a CDS encoding DNA cytosine methyltransferase, translating to MQPVTGSPATQCHGAPIRILDLFAGAGGFTQGFHSARKRFRTVRAVESDLAAAASYAHTFGDEHIYAGGIEDWLAEENVPDVDVIVGGPPCQGFSTLGKQDAEDKRNLLWREYVEVVAKADPQYFVLENVPAFLRSPQFELFRQATDKEEALCEYTFTPYVLNAADYGAAQTRRRVVVIGHHRDLPDPGEPTPTHASRHITVAEALCEVTPTVTDAELPDTWTEFAGRSFPGAFKTAELHLTRHYTETSLARFDTIPPEGNRFDIPDELLSPCWKKHKSGSADVMGRMWPDKPSVTIRTEFFKPEKGRYLHPTENRAITHYEAALLQGFPEDHQWVGSKVSIARQVGNAVPVPLGRAIARHLAEAVDEQ from the coding sequence ATGCAGCCCGTCACCGGTTCACCTGCTACCCAATGCCACGGGGCACCGATCCGCATTCTCGACTTGTTCGCCGGGGCCGGTGGTTTCACCCAGGGCTTTCACTCGGCCAGGAAGCGTTTCAGGACCGTGCGGGCCGTCGAGTCGGATCTCGCCGCAGCTGCCAGCTACGCGCACACGTTCGGGGACGAGCATATCTACGCAGGCGGGATCGAGGACTGGCTTGCCGAGGAGAATGTCCCCGACGTCGACGTCATCGTCGGCGGGCCGCCCTGCCAGGGATTTTCCACCCTGGGTAAGCAGGACGCCGAGGACAAGCGCAATCTGCTCTGGCGCGAGTACGTCGAGGTGGTGGCGAAAGCCGATCCCCAGTACTTCGTGCTGGAGAACGTGCCCGCCTTCCTGCGGTCGCCGCAGTTCGAACTGTTCCGACAGGCCACCGACAAAGAGGAAGCTCTCTGCGAGTACACCTTCACCCCGTACGTCCTCAACGCTGCAGATTACGGCGCCGCTCAGACGCGTCGGCGTGTCGTCGTCATTGGTCACCACCGCGATCTGCCCGACCCCGGTGAGCCCACGCCGACACACGCGAGCAGGCACATCACCGTTGCCGAGGCCTTATGTGAGGTCACGCCCACGGTGACTGACGCTGAGCTGCCCGACACGTGGACCGAGTTCGCCGGGCGGTCGTTCCCGGGCGCGTTCAAGACCGCAGAGCTGCACCTGACCCGTCACTACACCGAGACGTCGCTCGCTCGCTTCGACACCATCCCGCCCGAGGGCAATCGTTTCGACATTCCCGATGAACTGCTGTCGCCGTGCTGGAAGAAGCACAAGAGCGGGTCGGCCGACGTGATGGGCAGGATGTGGCCCGACAAGCCGTCCGTGACGATCCGTACCGAGTTCTTCAAGCCCGAAAAGGGCCGTTATCTGCATCCCACGGAGAACCGGGCGATCACCCACTACGAGGCTGCCCTGCTGCAGGGTTTCCCGGAGGATCATCAATGGGTCGGCTCGAAAGTCTCCATCGCTCGCCAGGTCGGCAACGCCGTACCCGTCCCGCTCGGCCGTGCCATCGCCCGACATCTTGCCGAGGCGGTGGACGAACAGTAG